One part of the Pieris napi chromosome 4, ilPieNapi1.2, whole genome shotgun sequence genome encodes these proteins:
- the LOC125048536 gene encoding myosin heavy chain, muscle isoform X12, with protein sequence MPKPIVQEGEDPDPTPYLFVSLEQKRIDQSKPYDGKKACWVPDEKEGFLQGEIKATKGDLVTVNLPGGETKDFKKDFVTQVNPPKYEKCEDMSNLTYLNDASVLYNLKQRYYHKLIYTYSGLFCVAINPYKRFPVYTTRCARLYRGKRRSEVPPHIFAISDGAYVNMLTNHENQSMLITGESGAGKTENTKKVIAYFATVGASQKKDEKQEKKGSLEDQVVQTNPVLEAFGNAKTVRNDNSSRFGKFIRIHFGPSGKLAGADIETYLLEKARVISQQALERSYHIFYQMMSGSVNGLKEMCMLSNDIYDYMIVAQGKITIPNVDDGEECQLTDQAFDILGFTQEEKDNVYKITAAVMHMGGMKFKQRGREEQAEADGTEDGEKVAKLFGVDCPDLYKNLLKPRIKVGNEFVTQGRNKDQVTNSIGALCKGVFDRLFKWLVKKCNETLDTKQKRQHFIGVLDIAGFEIFDYNGFEQLCINFTNEKLQQFFNHHMFVLEQEEYQKEGIHWEFIDFGMDLLACIDLIEKPMGILSILEEESMFPKATDQTFVEKLNNNHLGKSPPYLKPKPPKPGCQAAHFAIGHYAGNVGYNITGWLEKNKDPLNDTVVDQFKKGSNKLLVEIFADHPGQSGDAGAGGGGKGGRGKKGGGFATVSSAYREQLNNLMATLRSTQPHFVRCIIPNELKQAGLIDSHLVMHQLTCNGVLEGIRICRKGFPNRMVYPDFKLRYMILAPAIMQQEKDPKEAARKCLEAVNLDPDSYRIGHTKVFFRAGVLGQMEELRDDRLSKIVSWLQSYIRGYLARKEFKRLQEQRIALQVVQRNLRKYLQLRTWPWWKLWQRVKPLLNVTRIEDEIAKLEEKAQKAQEAFEKEEKLRKEVEALNAKLLEEKQALLSNLEGEKGSLSEVQERANKLQAQKADLENQLRDTQDRLTQEEDARNQLFQGKKKLEQEISGLKKDVEDLELSVQKAEQDKATKDHQIRNLNDEIAHQDELINKLNKEKKLQGESTQKTSEELQAAEDKVNHLNKVKQKLEQTLDELEDSLEREKKLRGDVEKQRRKVEGDLKLTQEAVADLERNKKELEQTIQRKDKEISSLTAKLEDEQSLVSKLQKQIKELQGRIEELEEEVESERQARAKAEKQRADLARELEELGERLEEAGGATSAQIELNKKREAELSKLRRDLEEANIQHESTLASLRKKHNDAVAEMGEQLDQLNKLKAKAEKERSQYFSEVNDLRAGLDHLSNDKAAQEKIVKQLQHQLNEVQNKADEANRTLNDLDAAKKKLSIENSDLLRQLEEAESQVSQLSKIKVSLTTQLEDTKRLADEESRERATLLGKFRNLEHDLDNIREQVEEEAEGKADLQRQLSKANAEAQLWRSKYESEGVARSEELEEAKRKLQARLAEAEETIESLNQKVVALEKTKQRLATEVEDLQLEVDRATAIANAAEKKQKAFDKIIGEWKLKVDDLAAELDASQKECRNYSTELFRLKGAYEEGQEQLEAVRRENKNLADEVKDLLDQIGEGGRNIHEIEKARKRLEAEKDELQAALEEAEAALEQEENKVLRAQLELSQVRQEIDRRIQEKEEEFENTRKNHQRALDSMQASLEAEAKGKAEALRMKKKLEADINELEIALDHANKANAEAQKNIKRYQQQIKDLQTALEEEQRARDDAREQLGISERRANALQNELEESRTLLEQADRARRQAEQELGDAHEQLNDLSAQSASLSAAKRKLESELQTLHSDLDELLNEAKNSEEKAKKAMVDAARLADELRAEQDHAQTQEKLRKALEQQIKELQVRLDEAEANALKGGKKAIQKLEQRVRELETELDGEQRRHADAQKNLRKAERRIKELTFQAEEDRKNHERMQDLVDKLQQKIKTYKRQIEEAEEIAALNLAKFRKAQQELEEAEERADLAEQAISKFRGKGRAGSTARGVSPAPPRSRPAFDGFGTFPPRFDLAPEDF encoded by the exons ATGCCGAAGCCAATTGTACAAGAGGGTGAGGACCCCGATCCGACCCCATACCTGTTCGTATCACTCGAACAGAAGCGCATCGACCAAAGCAAGCCCTACGATGGTAAGAAGGCTTGCTGGGTACCAGACGAGAAAGAGGGCTTCCTACAGGGAGAAATTAAAGCCACCAAGGGGGACCTGGTGACCGTCAACCTCCCTGGAGGCGAG ACGAAAGACTTCAAGAAGGACTTTGTTACTCAAGTGAACCCGCCTAAATACGAAAAATGTGAGGATATGTCCAACTTGACATACCTCAACGACGCTTCCGTTTTGTATAACTTGAAGCAGAGATATTACCATAAGCTCATTTAC ACATACTCGGGTCTCTTCTGTGTGGCTATCAACCCTTACAAGAGGTTCCCCGTGTACACGACACGATGTGCCAGGCTCTACCGAGGCAAGCGTCGCTCGGAAGTGCCTCCTCACATTTTCGCCATTTCCGACGGTGCTTACGTCAACATGTTAACCAACCACGAGAATCAATCTATGTTGATTAC CGGTGAGTCTGGTGCTGGTAAGACTGAGAACACGAAGAAGGTAATTGCGTACTTCGCGACCGTTGGTGCGTCGCAAAAGAAAGACGAGAAGCAGGAGAAGAAGGGCTCTCTTGAGGACCAAGTCGTACAAACTAACCCTGTACTTGAAGCCTTTGGTAACGCCAAGACCGTCCGTAACGACAACTCCTCCCGTttc GGTAAATTCATCCGTATCCACTTCGGACCATCAGGAAAACTGGCCGGAGCTGACATTGAAACTT ATCTGCTGGAGAAGGCTCGTGTAATCTCCCAACAGGCGCTGGAACGTTCTTACCACATCTTCTACCAGATGATGTCCGGCTCCGTCAATGGACTTAAGG AAATGTGTATGTTGTCAAACGACATATACGATTACATGATCGTGGCACAGGGTAAGATTACCATCCCCAACGTCGACGACGGAGAGGAATGTCAGTTAACAGAC CAAGCCTTCGACATCCTGGGTTTCACTCAAGAGGAGAAAGACAATGTATACAAGATCACAGCTGCTGTCATGCACATGGGTGGTATGAAGTTCAAACAGAGGGGTCGTGAGGAGCAAGCTGAGGCTGACGGCACTGAG GATGGTGAGAAGGTCGCTAAGTTGTTCGGTGTTGACTGCCCTGACCTATACAAGAACTTGTTGAAGCCCCGCATTAAGGTCGGAAACGAATTCGTGACCCAAGGTCGTAACAAGGACCAGGTTACCAACTCCATTGGTGCCCTCTGCAAGGGTGTGTTTGACAGGCTGTTCAAGTGGCTGGTCAAGAAGTGTAACGAGACTCTTGACACCAAGCAAAAGAGACAGCACTTCATTGGTGTGCTTGATATCGCCGGTTTCGAGATCTTCGAC TACAATGGGTTCGAACAACTTTGCATTAACTTCACAAATGAAAAACTGCAACAATTCTTCAACCACCACATGTTTGTGTTGGAGCAAGAGGAGTACCAGAAAGAGGGCATCCACTGGGAGTTCATTGATTTCGGAATGGACTTGCTCGCCTGTATTGACCTTATCGAAAAG CCCATGGGTATCCTCTCCATTCTTGAGGAAGAGTCTATGTTCCCGAAAGCCACCGATCAGACCTTCGTTGAGAAGTTGAACAACAACCACTTGGGTAAATCCCCACCTTACCTGAAGCCCAAGCCCCCCAAGCCCGGTTGCCAGGCAGCTCACTTCGCCATTGGTCACTACGCCGGTAAT GTCGGTTACAACATCACTGGATGGCTTGAGAAGAACAAGGACCCCTTGAACGACACTGTCGTTGACCAGTTTAAGAAGGGAAGCAACAAACTGTTGGTTGAGATCTTCGCTGACCACCCTGGTCAGTCCGGAGATGCCGGTGCTGGTGGTGGTGGCAAGG GCGGTCGCGGTAAGAAGGGTGGTGGTTTCGCAACTGTCTCATCTGCCTACagg GAACAACTTAACAATTTGATGGCGACACTGAGGTCAACTCAGCCTCACTTCGTACGTTGTATCATCCCCAACGAGCTGAAGCAGGCTG GTCTCATCGACTCCCACCTTGTGATGCACCAGCTGACATGTAACGGTGTGCTTGAGGGTATCCGTATCTGTCGTAAAGGTTTCCCCAACAGGATGGTCTACCCCGACTTCAAGCTCCG TTACATGATTCTTGCGCCAGCCATCATGCAACAAGAAAAAGATCCTAAAGAAGCAGCTAGGAAATGTCTGGAAGCCGTGAACCTTGACCCTGATAGCTATCGTATCGGCCACACCAAG GTATTCTTCCGCGCCGGAGTTCTGGGTCAGATGGAAGAGTTACGTGACGACAGATTGTCTAAGATTGTTTCTTGGCTACAATCCTACATCCGTGGTTACCTGGCACGTAAGGAATTCAAGAGGCTGCAGGAACAGAG AATCGCTCTCCAAGTTGTCCAGCGCAACTTGCGCAAATACCTGCAGCTCCGCACCTGGCCGTGGTGGAAGTTGTGGCAGAGGGTCAAGCCCCTCCTCAACGTCACCCGTATCGAGGACGAGATTGCG AAACTCGAGGAGAAGGCACAGAAGGCCCAGGAGGCTTTCGAGAAGGAAGAAAAGCTCCGCAAGGAGGTGGAGGCTCTCAACGCCAAGCTGTTGGAGGAGAAGCAGGCGCTTCTTTCCAACTTGGAAGGAGAGAAGGGCTCTCTCAGCGAAGTGCAGGAACGCGCTAACAAACTGCAGGCTCAAAAGGCCGACCTCGAGAACCAACTTAGG GACACACAAGACCGTCTTACACAAGAAGAGGATGCCCGCAATCAGCTCTTCCAGGGCAAGAAGAAGTTGGAACAGGAAATCTCTGGACTCAAGAAGGATGTTGAAGACCTCGAGCTTTCCGTCCAGAAGGCTGAACAAGACAAGGCGACCAAGGATCACCAAATTCGCAACTTGAACGATGAGATCGCCCACCAAGATGAGCTCATCAACAAGTTGAACAAAGAGAAGAAATTACAGGGTGAGAGCACCCAGAAGACATCTGAGGAGCTCCAAGCCGCCGAGGACAAGGTCAACCACCTTAACAAGGTTAAGCAAAAGTTGGAGCAGACCCTCGACGAGCTCGAAGATTCGTTGGAGCGTGAAAAGAAACTCCGTGGTGACGTCGAGAAGCAGAGGAGGAAGGTTGAGGGTGACCTCAAGCTTACTCAGGAGGCCGTCGCTGACTTGGAGCGCAACAAGAAAGAACTCGAACAAACCATCCAACGCAAGGACAAGGAGATCTCTTCCCTCACTGCCAAGCTCGAAGACGAACAGTCTCTGGTCAGCAAACTCCAGAAACAGATCAAGGAACTACAGGGCCGCATCGAAGAACTCGAAGAGGAAGTGGAGTCGGAGAGACAAGCACGTGCTAAGGCCGAGAAGCAACGCGCCGACCTCGCACGCGAGCTTGAGGAGCTCGGTGAGCGTCTGGAGGAGGCCGGTGGTGCCACCTCTGCTCAAATCGAGCTCAACAAGAAGCGTGAGGCTGAACTTAGCAAGCTGCGTCGTGACTTGGAGGAAGCTAACATCCAACACGAGTCCACCCTCGCTAGCTTGCGCAAGAAGCACAACGATGCCGTAGCCGAGATGGGCGAGCAGCTTGACCAGCTCAACAAGCTCAAGGCTAA GGCTGAGAAAGAGCGCTCTCAATACTTTAGCGAAGTCAATGACCTTCGTGCCGGTCTCGACCATTTGTCCAACGATAAG GCTGCACAAGAAAAGATCGTCAAGCAACTCCAACACCAACTCAATGAGGTACAGAACAAGGCTGATGAAGCTAACCGTACCCTCAACGACTTGGACGCTGCCAAGAAGAAGCTCTCCATCGAAAACTCTGACCTGCTCCGCCAACTCGAAGAAGCCGAGTCCCAAGTCTCACAGCTTTCCAAGATCAAGGTGTCTCTCACCACACAGCTTGAGGACACCAAGAGGCTTGCTGACGAAGAGTCCAGG GAACGCGCTACACTTCTCGGCAAGTTCCGCAACTTGGAGCACGATTTGGACAACATCCGCGAGCAAGTTGAAGAGGAAGCCGAGGGCAAGGCTGATTTGCAACGCCAATTGTCCAAGGCTAACGCTGAGGCCCAATTATGGCGCTCCAAGTACGAATCCGAGGGAGTCGCCCGCTCCGAGGAGCTCGAGGAAGCCAAGCGCAAGCTCCAGGCTCGCCTCGCAGAAGCCGAGGAGACCATTGAATCACTCAACCAGAAGGTTGTTGCTCTTGAAAAGACGAAGCAGCGCCTTGCTACTGAAGTTGAGGACTTACAGCTCGAGGTCGACAGAGCCACTGCCATCGCCAACGCTGCTGAGAAGAAACAGAAGGCGTTCGACAAGATCATTGGTGAATGGAAACTCAAGGTTGATGACCTGGCGGCTGAACTTGATGCCAGCCAAAAGGAATGCCGTAACTACTCTACTGAACTGTTCCGCCTTAAGGGTGCCTACGAAGAAGGTCAAGAACAACTCGAAGCCGTACGTCGCGAAAACAAGAACCTCGCTGATGAAGTCAAGGACTTACTTGACCAAATCGGTGAAGGAGGCCGCAACATTCACGAAATTGAAAAGGCCAGGAAGCGTCTTGAAGCCGAGAAGGATGAACTCCAGGCGGCTCTTGAAGAGGCTGAAGCTGCTCTTGAACAAGAAGAAAACAAGGTTCTGCGCGCCCAACTGGAGTTGTCACAGGTCAGACAAGAGATCGACAGGAGGATCCAAGAGAAGGAGGAGGAATTCGAAAACACCCGCAAGAACCACCAGCGTGCACTCGACTCTATGCAAGCCTCCCTCGAAGCCGAAGCCAAGGGCAAGGCTGAGGCGCTGCGCATGAAGAAGAAGCTTGAGGCCGACATTAACGAACTTGAGATCGCTCTCGACCACGCTAACAAGGCCAACGCTGAGGCACAGAAGAACATCAAACGCTACCAGCAACAGATTAAGGATCTCCAGACCGCTCTTGAAGAGGAACAGCGTGCCCGTGATGATGCCCGTGAACAGCTCGGAATCTCTGAACGTCGTGCTAACGCCCTCCAGAATGAACTTGAGGAATCTCGTACCCTCCTAGAACAAGCTGACCGTGCCCGCCGTCAAGCTGAACAAGAACTGGGTGACGCTCACGAACAGCTCAATGATCTGTCCGCCCAGAGTGCATCACTCTCTGCCGCCAAGAGGAAACTCGAGTCTGAATTACAGACCCTTCACTCTGACCTTGACGAACTCCTTAACGAGGCCAAGAACTCAGAAGAGAAGGCAAAGAAGGCAATGGTTGACGCTGCCAGACTTGCTGACGAGCTCCGCGCTGAACAGGATCATGCTCAAACACAGGAGAAACTCCGCAAGGCCCTTGAACAACAAATCAAGGAACTGCAAGTGAGACTCGACGAAGCTGAAGCTAACGCTCTTAAGGGCGGTAAGAAAGCTATCCAGAAACTTGAACAGAGAGTACGAGAACTCGAAACTGAGCTGGATGGTGAACAGAGGAGGCATGCTGATGCACAGAAGAACCTCCGTAAGGCCGAAAGACGCATCAAGGAGTTGACGTTCCAGGCTGAAGAGGACCGCAAGAACCACGAACGTATGCAAGACCTTGTTGACAAACTTCAACAGAAGATCAAGACCTACAAGAGGCAGATCGAGGAAGCCGAAGAAATCGCTGCTCTTAACTTGGCCAAGTTCCGCAAAGCGCAGCAGGAGTTGGAAGAAGCCGAGGAAAGGGCCGACCTCGCCGAGCAAGCCATCAGCAAATTCCGTGGCAAGGGACGTGCGGGATCCACTGCGAGAGGAGTCAGTCCGGCG CCCCCACGTTCGCGCCCCGCGTTTGACGGTTTCGGCACCTTCCCACCAAGGTTCGACCTAGCGCCCGAAGATTTCTAA